One segment of Solanum stenotomum isolate F172 chromosome 1, ASM1918654v1, whole genome shotgun sequence DNA contains the following:
- the LOC125878122 gene encoding metallothionein-like protein 4B → MADVRGSCGTCNEMCGCPSPCPGGISCRCASSDASMENKRCSSGEHCGCNPCTCPKSEAATGKANCKCGPGCACPTCAA, encoded by the exons ATGGCTGATGTAAGAGGAAGTTGTGGTACATGCAATGAAATGTGTGGTTGTCCTTCTCCATGCCCCGGTGGAATCTCGTGCAG GTGCGCATCGTCGGATGCAAGCATGGAGAACAAGAGATGCTCATCTGGAGAGCACTGTGGGTGCAATCCTTGCACATGTCCAAAGAGTGAAGCTGCTACTGGAAAGGCCAACTGCAAGTGCGGTCCTGGCTGCGCCTGTCCCACCTGTGCCGCTTAA
- the LOC125878028 gene encoding probable serine/threonine-protein kinase PIX13 — MGVCFSSNNQSPSTTAHFSSGISQTTSNTTSSTVSNVSGNSQFSAASGGGVDEVYPNGGQILPHPNLRTFSFTELKTATRNFRSDTVLGEGGFGKVYKGWLDDRASSRTASGTGTVIAVKKLNSESLQGLEEWQCEVNFLGTLSHPNLVKLLGYCWEDKELLLVYEFMQKGSLENHLFGRGSAVQPLPWNIRLQIVIGAARGLAFLHASEKQVIYRDFKASNILLDGSYNAKISDFGLAKLGPSASQSHVTTRVMGTYGYAAPEYVQTGHLYVKSDVYGFGVVLVEMLTGLRTLDTNRPSNQHNLVEWIKPHLSDRRKLKDKMDSRLEGRYPSRAAVQIAQLALSCLGPEPKTRPGMKEVVEKLEQIEAANERPKEPRITSRHQTAYRYGQPPLHHRSPLHPRNDVNRAYPLPRRAS; from the exons ATGGGAGTTTGTTTCAGTTCTAATAATCAGAGCCCATCTACCACTGCCCATTTCAGCTCAG GCATATCACAGACGACGAGCAACACGACATCCTCAACTGTAAGCAACGTCTCCGGGAATAGCCAATTCTCAGCAGCCAGTGGCGGAGGAGTTGATGAGGTGTATCCAAATGGGGGACAGATATTACCGCATCCTAATTTAAGGACATTTTCTTTTACCGAACTCAAGACCGCTACAAGAAATTTTAGAAGTGATACCGTCCTGGGAGAAGGCGGTTTTGGCAAAGTTTACAAGGGTTGGCTTGATGACAGGGCTTCATCCAGGACTGCTAGTGGCACTGGCACTGTCATTGCTGTTAAGAAATTGAATTCTGAAAGTTTACAAGGACTTGAAGAGTGGCAG TGTGAGGTTAATTTTCTTGGAACACTTTCACATCCTAACCTGGTCAAACTCTTGGGATACTGCTGGGAAGATAAAGAACTATTGCTTGTCTATGAGTTTATGCAAAAGGGCAGCTTGGAGAACCATCTTTTTGGAA GGGGCTCTGCTGTTCAGCCACTTCCATGGAATATAAGGCTTCAAATAGTGATCGGTGCAGCCCGAGGCTTGGCATTCCTACATGCATCAGAGAAGCAAGTCATTTACAGAGACTTCAAGGCCTCAAATATATTACTTGATGGC TCTTACAATGCAAAGATATCAGATTTTGGCTTGGCCAAACTCGGTCCTTCGGCTAGTCAATCACATGTGACAACACGGGTGATGGGAACGTATGGTTATGCTGCTCCTGAGTATGTTCAAACAG GACACTTGTATGTGAAAAGCGATGTCTATGGTTTTGGTGTTGTGTTAGTGGAAATGCTAACAGGTCTACGGACACTAGACACAAACCGCCCAAGCAATCAGCATAATCTGGTTGAATGGATTAAGCCACATTTATCTGATAGAAGGAAGTTGAAGGACAAGATGGATTCGCGGCTGGAAGGAAGATATCCATCCAGAGCTGCAGTTCAAATAGCACAACTGGCACTGTCATGTCTTGGACCTGAACCTAAAACCAGACCAGGAATGAAAGAAGTAGTGGAGAAACTAGAACAGATTGAGGCAGCCAATGAAAGACCCAAGGAGCCTAGAATAACATCCAGACATCAGACTGCTTATAGATACGGTCAGCCACCTTTGCACCATCGTTCTCCACTTCATCCAAGGAACGATGTAAATCGAGCCTATCCACTCCCAAGAAGAGCATCATGA